In the genome of Ancylomarina subtilis, one region contains:
- a CDS encoding ATP-dependent Clp protease ATP-binding subunit — MDSKFSPRVKDVLSFSKDEAERLGNSAIGTEHLFLGILREGEGVAISILSSLGINLLDLKQDLEFKLQNTSLDRLGQEDIPLQKSAERVLKLIYLEAKALKNQTIDTSHLLLAILKDEKCLVTRYLDAKNIDYNTVKNNINITLPKAQADFPSEEREGSGGGMHGSNPKSGTTGKSNTPVLDNFGIDITQAAEEGTLDPIVGREIEIERLAQILSRRKKNNPILIGEPGVGKSAIVEGLALRIIQRKVSRVLFDKRVVTLDLASIVAGTKYRGQFEERMKAILNELAKTTNIILFIDEIHTIVGAGGATGSLDAANMLKPALARGEIQCIGATTLDEYRQNIEKDGALERRFQKILVEPTSMEETISILNNIKEKYEDHHNVFYTPDAIEACVKLTTRYISDRHLPDKAIDALDEAGSRVHISNILVPKIIEELETNIEETRQQKIKSVKAQKFELAASFRDKEKQLMDELENEKAKWEKDLSQQKERVAEENIAEVVAMMTGVPVKRIAQAEGSRLLQMNNELQKRVIGQDDAIAKIVKAIQRNRAGLKDPNKPIGSFIFLGPTGVGKTQLAKVLSEYLFDSSEALIRIDMSEYMEKFAVSRLIGAPPGYIGYEEGGQLTEKVRRKPYSVILLDEIEKAHPDVFNILLQLLDDGQLTDSLGRKVDFKNCIVIMTSNIGSRELKDFGKGIGFQSKNSGDTDYANNIIQKALRKAFAPEFINRVDDLIMFNSLSEKHIHQIIDIELRGLYSRIESLGYNIKISGAAKDFIAEKGYDIQYGARPLKRAIQKYLEDEMAEVIIRASLTEGDTISVGLDKNKGKITTKILKQNKEVE, encoded by the coding sequence ATGGATTCAAAGTTTTCACCCCGTGTAAAAGATGTCCTGTCTTTTAGCAAAGATGAAGCTGAAAGATTAGGCAATAGTGCCATTGGTACGGAGCATCTTTTTTTAGGGATTCTACGTGAAGGTGAAGGTGTAGCAATCAGCATTCTTAGTTCACTAGGAATCAATCTGCTTGACCTCAAGCAAGACCTGGAATTTAAGCTACAAAACACGTCCCTAGACCGATTGGGTCAGGAAGATATTCCATTACAAAAATCAGCCGAACGTGTTTTAAAACTCATTTACCTTGAAGCAAAGGCTTTGAAAAACCAAACCATAGATACCAGTCACCTGTTATTGGCGATTTTAAAGGATGAAAAATGTTTGGTAACACGCTACTTAGATGCTAAAAACATAGATTATAATACTGTGAAGAATAATATCAATATTACTTTACCAAAAGCTCAAGCCGATTTTCCTTCTGAAGAAAGAGAAGGATCTGGTGGTGGCATGCATGGCAGTAACCCCAAATCTGGTACTACAGGAAAATCAAACACGCCTGTTCTTGACAATTTTGGCATAGATATCACTCAGGCCGCTGAAGAAGGGACTCTTGATCCGATTGTTGGACGTGAAATTGAAATTGAGCGTTTAGCCCAAATTCTTAGCCGGCGCAAGAAAAACAACCCAATTCTTATTGGGGAACCTGGTGTTGGTAAATCGGCTATAGTCGAAGGACTGGCTTTACGTATCATTCAGAGAAAGGTCTCTCGTGTCCTTTTTGACAAACGTGTGGTTACGCTTGATTTGGCTTCTATTGTCGCCGGAACAAAATACCGCGGACAGTTTGAAGAGAGAATGAAAGCGATTCTTAATGAACTGGCCAAAACCACCAATATCATCCTCTTTATAGATGAGATTCACACCATCGTGGGGGCTGGTGGAGCAACAGGTTCTCTTGATGCTGCAAACATGCTCAAACCGGCTTTAGCTCGTGGTGAAATTCAATGTATCGGTGCCACAACCTTAGACGAATATCGTCAGAATATAGAAAAAGACGGCGCTCTGGAAAGACGATTTCAGAAAATTTTGGTTGAACCCACTTCAATGGAAGAGACCATTTCAATACTTAATAACATTAAAGAAAAATACGAAGATCATCACAATGTATTCTATACTCCGGATGCTATTGAAGCCTGTGTCAAGCTGACGACACGTTACATCAGTGATCGTCACCTGCCCGATAAAGCAATTGATGCGCTTGATGAAGCTGGATCACGTGTACACATTTCCAACATTCTGGTCCCCAAAATTATTGAAGAACTAGAAACTAATATTGAGGAAACCCGCCAACAGAAAATTAAATCTGTCAAAGCTCAGAAATTTGAACTCGCCGCCAGTTTCCGCGACAAGGAAAAACAGTTGATGGACGAGCTGGAAAACGAAAAAGCTAAATGGGAAAAAGATCTAAGTCAACAAAAAGAACGAGTTGCTGAAGAAAACATTGCTGAGGTTGTTGCTATGATGACTGGCGTACCCGTCAAGCGTATTGCTCAGGCCGAAGGTTCTCGCCTGCTTCAAATGAATAATGAGCTCCAAAAAAGAGTCATTGGTCAGGACGATGCAATTGCGAAAATTGTAAAAGCCATTCAACGAAATCGAGCGGGTTTAAAAGATCCCAACAAGCCTATAGGTTCTTTCATCTTTTTAGGCCCTACCGGCGTTGGTAAGACACAACTGGCAAAAGTCCTTTCGGAATATCTATTTGATAGCTCTGAGGCTCTTATTCGCATTGATATGAGTGAATACATGGAGAAATTTGCTGTATCCCGATTGATTGGTGCACCTCCGGGATATATTGGTTACGAGGAAGGTGGACAGTTGACTGAGAAGGTCAGACGTAAGCCCTACTCTGTTATTTTATTGGACGAAATCGAAAAGGCCCACCCTGATGTTTTTAATATCCTGCTTCAGTTACTTGACGATGGTCAGTTAACGGATTCATTAGGGCGAAAAGTGGATTTCAAGAATTGTATTGTTATCATGACCTCTAATATCGGATCAAGAGAACTTAAAGACTTTGGTAAAGGAATTGGATTCCAATCGAAGAACAGTGGAGACACCGACTATGCCAATAATATTATTCAGAAAGCACTTCGCAAGGCTTTTGCTCCCGAATTTATAAACCGTGTGGATGATCTAATCATGTTTAACAGCCTGAGTGAAAAACACATTCACCAAATTATAGATATCGAACTGAGAGGTCTGTACAGCCGTATTGAAAGCTTAGGATATAATATTAAAATTTCTGGCGCAGCCAAAGACTTTATTGCCGAAAAAGGCTATGACATTCAATACGGAGCCCGTCCTCTGAAACGTGCCATTCAAAAATATCTGGAAGATGAAATGGCCGAAGTTATTATCCGAGCCTCTTTAACTGAGGGAGACACCATATCAGTTGGCTTGGACAAAAACAAAGGGAAAATCACAACTAAGATTTTAAAACAAAATAAAGAAGTTGAATAA
- a CDS encoding bifunctional enoyl-CoA hydratase/phosphate acetyltransferase, with protein MITRLDQIIDVLKNNEKKRLVAAYANDSHTIGAVNDAVELGIVDATLVGDEAEIEKTCKAHNFDMSRFTIVHEPNELKAAQKAVELINNGEGDMIMKGLVSTDKYMKAILNKEKGLMPPKAVLSHVTVMENPNYHKLLVVSDVAVIPQPDLNQKIAITNYVIKVAQSLGIEKPKVAMIAASEQVLPKMDACVDAAIISKMADRGQIKGAYVDGPLAIDVAIDKESAEIKKLDSMVAGDADCMVFPNIESGNVFYKVNTKLANAELGAMVMGAKVPAILSSRGDSVKTKLYSIAMAALVASK; from the coding sequence ATGATTACACGTTTAGATCAAATCATTGACGTTCTTAAGAACAACGAAAAGAAAAGATTGGTAGCTGCTTATGCTAATGATTCTCATACAATTGGAGCTGTAAATGATGCTGTTGAATTAGGTATCGTTGACGCAACTTTAGTTGGTGACGAAGCTGAAATTGAAAAAACTTGTAAGGCACATAACTTTGATATGTCCCGCTTTACAATTGTTCATGAGCCTAATGAACTTAAGGCTGCGCAAAAAGCTGTTGAGTTGATCAACAATGGTGAAGGCGATATGATTATGAAAGGCCTTGTAAGTACGGATAAGTACATGAAAGCCATTCTGAATAAAGAAAAGGGGTTGATGCCTCCAAAGGCTGTTTTAAGTCACGTAACTGTGATGGAAAACCCGAATTACCATAAGTTATTAGTTGTAAGTGATGTTGCTGTAATCCCACAGCCAGATTTGAATCAGAAAATTGCAATCACAAACTATGTAATTAAAGTTGCTCAATCGTTAGGAATTGAAAAGCCAAAAGTAGCTATGATTGCTGCTTCAGAGCAAGTATTGCCTAAGATGGATGCCTGCGTTGATGCAGCTATTATTTCTAAGATGGCTGATCGTGGTCAGATTAAAGGCGCTTATGTAGATGGTCCTTTGGCTATTGATGTGGCTATCGATAAAGAATCTGCTGAGATTAAGAAGCTGGATTCAATGGTTGCTGGTGATGCAGACTGTATGGTATTCCCAAATATCGAAAGTGGTAATGTATTCTATAAGGTAAACACCAAGTTAGCGAATGCCGAACTGGGAGCAATGGTTATGGGAGCGAAGGTTCCGGCTATTCTTTCTTCTCGTGGTGATAGCGTAAAAACAAAATTGTATTCTATTGCGATGGCAGCTCTTGTGGCTTCGAAATAA
- the tpx gene encoding thiol peroxidase, with protein MKKDNTKVTFAGGAITLVGNPVKKGDKAENFTALNQGLAPVSLSDFDGKVKILSIFPSVDTGVCSAQAHRFNKEASNLGDNVQIITLSNDLPFALGRFCGAEGIDNLITLSDHKEMDFGYKYGFSIEELRLLTRGVVVIDKENTIQYVEYVPEVTDAPNFDAAIEVAKTLV; from the coding sequence ATGAAGAAAGACAATACAAAAGTGACATTCGCCGGTGGTGCGATTACCTTAGTTGGAAACCCAGTGAAAAAAGGCGATAAAGCAGAAAATTTCACAGCCTTAAATCAGGGTTTAGCACCAGTATCATTATCAGATTTCGATGGAAAAGTAAAGATTTTATCTATCTTCCCATCTGTTGACACTGGTGTTTGTTCTGCTCAGGCTCACCGTTTCAACAAAGAAGCTTCTAATCTAGGAGACAATGTTCAAATCATTACTTTGTCAAACGACTTACCATTTGCATTAGGCCGTTTTTGTGGTGCAGAAGGTATCGATAATCTAATCACATTATCTGATCACAAAGAAATGGATTTTGGATACAAGTATGGTTTCTCAATCGAGGAATTACGTTTGTTGACTCGTGGTGTAGTTGTTATTGACAAAGAAAACACCATTCAGTATGTTGAGTATGTTCCTGAAGTAACTGATGCTCCAAATTTTGATGCAGCAATTGAAGTCGCTAAAACACTTGTTTAA
- the gyrA gene encoding DNA gyrase subunit A produces MTTGERIIRINIEEEMKSAYIDYSMSVIVSRALPDVRDGLKPVHRRVLFGMNELGIAANKPHKKSARIVGEVLGKYHPHGDSSVYMAMVRMAQQWSLRYPLVDGQGNFGSVDGDSPAAMRYTEARMKKIAEEMLGDLEKDTVDMSPNFDETLQEPTVLPTRIPNLLVNGASGIAVGMATNMPPHNLTDTIDATIAYIDNNDVSVEELVDIIKAPDFPTGGIIYGYQGVKEAYETGKGRVVVRAQTNIEVTDSGREKIIVSEIPYMVNKAELIMKAADLINDKKIEGISNVNDESDRNGMRIVFDLKRDAIANVVLNKLFKYTQMQSSFSVNNIALVKGRPKLLNLKDLIFYFVEHRHDVVVRRTQFELRQAEARAHILEGLIIASDNIDEVIKIIRGSKSPDIARASLIERFELSEIQARAIVEMRLRQLTGLEQDKLRAEYEEIMKLIDHLKAILNDHDVRMGIIKEELLQVKAKYGDERRTEIVYASEDFNPEDFYADEEMVITISHMGYIKRTPLTEFKTQNRGGVGAKGSHTRDEDFLEHMIMATMHNTMLFFTEKGKCFWLKVYEIPEGSKQSKGRAIQNLLNIEPDDKVKAYINVLTLNEDEYINNNNIILCTKKGVVKKTSLEAYSRPRVNGVNAITVREGDQLLEARLTNGNKEILIAARSGKAIRFAEDQVRAMGRTASGVRGITLRDEADEVVGMVCVENSDEDIMVVSENGYGKRSNIDDYRITNRGGKGVKTINITEKTGELIALKSVSDNDDLMIINKSGIAIRLAVAGLRVMGRATQGVRLINLSKKDDSIAAVAKVNAAETEELITEGDENEPIVDQSDNQVETLTEEQVEEQVEKKDEEQSNNTLDGEQTSLF; encoded by the coding sequence ATGACCACGGGAGAAAGAATCATACGCATTAATATTGAAGAGGAAATGAAATCGGCTTACATCGATTATTCGATGTCAGTAATTGTTTCCCGAGCTTTACCAGATGTTAGAGATGGACTTAAGCCTGTTCACCGCCGAGTGTTATTCGGAATGAATGAATTGGGTATAGCAGCCAATAAACCTCATAAAAAATCAGCGAGAATCGTTGGTGAGGTTTTAGGTAAGTATCACCCTCACGGTGACAGTTCAGTTTATATGGCCATGGTTAGAATGGCTCAACAATGGTCTTTGCGTTATCCTTTGGTAGATGGACAGGGGAACTTTGGATCGGTTGATGGTGATAGCCCTGCGGCTATGCGTTATACCGAAGCCAGAATGAAGAAAATTGCAGAAGAAATGTTGGGTGACTTGGAGAAAGACACTGTGGACATGTCTCCAAACTTTGATGAAACACTGCAAGAACCAACCGTTCTTCCAACACGTATACCTAATCTATTAGTCAACGGAGCCTCGGGTATTGCTGTAGGTATGGCAACCAATATGCCACCACACAATTTAACTGATACGATTGATGCTACCATCGCTTATATCGATAACAATGATGTTTCGGTTGAAGAGTTGGTTGATATCATTAAAGCTCCGGATTTCCCAACAGGAGGAATTATCTATGGCTATCAGGGTGTAAAAGAGGCTTACGAAACAGGTAAGGGACGCGTTGTTGTACGAGCTCAAACAAATATTGAAGTTACGGATTCTGGTCGTGAAAAGATTATTGTTTCAGAAATCCCATATATGGTTAATAAGGCCGAATTGATTATGAAAGCGGCTGACTTAATCAATGATAAGAAAATTGAAGGTATTTCGAATGTAAACGATGAGTCGGATAGAAACGGTATGCGTATCGTTTTTGATTTGAAACGTGATGCCATTGCGAATGTTGTTTTAAACAAATTATTCAAGTATACACAAATGCAATCATCGTTCTCGGTGAATAATATTGCACTTGTGAAAGGACGACCAAAATTGTTGAATCTTAAAGATTTGATTTTTTATTTTGTTGAGCATCGCCATGATGTCGTTGTTCGTCGTACACAATTTGAATTAAGACAAGCTGAAGCCAGGGCTCATATTCTCGAAGGTTTAATTATTGCTTCGGATAATATTGATGAAGTAATTAAAATTATCAGAGGCTCTAAAAGTCCTGATATTGCACGTGCGTCTTTGATAGAGCGATTTGAATTGTCAGAGATTCAGGCTCGTGCAATCGTTGAAATGCGTCTTCGTCAGTTGACAGGGCTTGAACAAGATAAACTAAGAGCGGAATACGAAGAAATCATGAAATTGATTGATCATTTAAAAGCAATTTTAAATGACCATGATGTTCGTATGGGTATTATCAAAGAAGAACTTCTTCAGGTAAAAGCTAAGTATGGCGATGAAAGAAGAACTGAAATTGTATATGCTTCAGAAGATTTTAATCCTGAGGATTTCTATGCCGATGAAGAAATGGTGATTACGATTTCGCATATGGGCTATATTAAGCGTACACCACTCACTGAGTTTAAAACTCAAAATAGAGGAGGTGTGGGAGCGAAGGGGTCTCATACCAGAGATGAAGATTTCCTTGAGCATATGATTATGGCGACCATGCATAATACCATGTTGTTCTTTACTGAAAAAGGGAAATGTTTCTGGTTGAAGGTCTATGAGATACCTGAAGGATCTAAACAATCAAAAGGTAGAGCGATTCAAAACCTACTTAATATTGAGCCAGATGATAAAGTGAAAGCATACATTAATGTATTGACTCTGAATGAAGACGAATACATTAATAATAACAACATCATTTTATGTACAAAGAAAGGGGTTGTGAAGAAAACGTCTCTTGAAGCTTATTCTCGTCCTCGTGTTAATGGTGTAAATGCGATAACCGTTCGTGAAGGTGATCAATTGCTTGAGGCAAGATTGACCAATGGTAATAAAGAAATCTTAATCGCTGCACGATCAGGAAAGGCCATCCGTTTTGCTGAAGATCAGGTAAGAGCAATGGGACGAACTGCCTCTGGAGTACGTGGAATTACTCTACGCGACGAAGCTGACGAGGTTGTTGGCATGGTTTGTGTTGAGAATTCTGACGAAGATATCATGGTGGTTTCTGAAAATGGTTACGGTAAACGTTCCAATATTGATGACTACCGAATTACCAATCGTGGAGGTAAAGGTGTTAAGACCATTAATATCACTGAAAAAACAGGTGAGTTAATTGCATTGAAATCTGTGAGTGATAATGATGATTTGATGATTATTAACAAATCGGGTATTGCCATTCGTTTAGCTGTTGCTGGATTAAGAGTAATGGGACGAGCTACACAAGGTGTTCGTTTGATTAATTTGAGTAAAAAAGATGATTCAATTGCTGCCGTTGCAAAAGTTAATGCCGCAGAAACTGAAGAATTAATCACTGAAGGCGATGAAAATGAACCGATTGTTGATCAGTCTGACAATCAAGTTGAGACTCTAACTGAAGAACAGGTGGAGGAACAAGTTGAAAAAAAGGACGAAGAGCAGTCAAATAACACCTTAGATGGTGAGCAGACGAGTCTATTTTAG
- a CDS encoding formate/nitrite transporter family protein gives MSFNTFEETVETVEHKAYVTPKESNPSVEYLGFNSPKETVEVVNHTAEAKRDTASKKVFVLAILAGGYIAMGSLLALVVGGAMPGLAQSNPGLQKFFFGAVFPLGLILCAIAGAELFTGNTAYFIPSVLSKRMSVKVPLKNWTIVYIGNFIGSIIVAYFLVYLTGVIMHSPSMDSAINIAIAKTSNPFYKTFLKGIACNWMVALAMWLAYAAKDTTGKILGIWFPVMAFVAMGFEHCVANMFFIPVAIFHGADITWMDFIVKNLIPATLGNIVGGALFVGTAYWYAYDKK, from the coding sequence ATGTCATTTAATACATTTGAGGAAACTGTTGAAACAGTTGAGCATAAAGCATATGTGACACCTAAAGAGTCAAATCCATCTGTAGAATATCTCGGGTTTAATTCACCCAAAGAAACGGTTGAAGTTGTTAATCATACAGCTGAGGCTAAAAGAGATACGGCTTCAAAGAAAGTTTTTGTTTTGGCTATTTTAGCTGGTGGATATATTGCCATGGGGAGTCTTTTAGCTTTGGTCGTTGGTGGTGCAATGCCAGGATTGGCACAAAGCAATCCGGGTTTACAAAAGTTCTTTTTTGGGGCGGTGTTTCCGTTGGGACTTATTTTATGTGCTATAGCCGGGGCTGAACTTTTTACGGGGAATACAGCTTATTTTATTCCTTCAGTCTTATCTAAACGCATGTCTGTAAAGGTTCCTTTAAAAAACTGGACTATTGTTTATATAGGGAATTTTATTGGGTCAATTATAGTGGCTTATTTTCTGGTATATCTGACTGGAGTTATCATGCATTCTCCTTCAATGGATTCGGCAATAAATATTGCCATTGCAAAAACTTCAAATCCCTTTTATAAGACTTTTTTGAAAGGAATTGCATGTAACTGGATGGTTGCTTTGGCTATGTGGCTGGCTTATGCAGCGAAAGATACAACTGGTAAGATTCTGGGTATTTGGTTTCCTGTTATGGCTTTTGTTGCGATGGGTTTTGAACACTGTGTTGCCAATATGTTTTTTATTCCGGTTGCCATTTTTCATGGTGCAGACATAACCTGGATGGATTTTATTGTGAAAAACTTAATCCCGGCGACTTTAGGTAATATTGTAGGAGGGGCCTTATTCGTCGGAACAGCCTACTGGTATGCTTACGATAAAAAATAA
- a CDS encoding RNA polymerase sigma-70 factor, producing MMTNSNTVEIISDKRIEQLFNEHYSILTVYANKFLKNLEESREVVQDVFVKLYDRKERISIHTSVKSHLYQSVKNACLNIIKQNQNRSLHHENILYLSNAASYEIDDVFEQTELEYQLYKAISELPEQCQRIFRMNRIEGLDNQEIADYLQISKRTVETQISKALKSLRLKLSPTLLHLMILWLIYNTN from the coding sequence ATGATGACAAATTCTAATACTGTAGAAATAATTAGTGACAAACGTATTGAGCAGTTATTTAATGAACACTATTCGATATTGACTGTATATGCAAATAAATTTCTTAAAAATTTAGAAGAATCTCGTGAAGTTGTTCAGGATGTTTTTGTCAAGCTTTATGACAGAAAAGAACGTATTAGTATACACACTTCAGTTAAATCTCACCTGTATCAATCTGTTAAAAATGCGTGTTTAAACATTATTAAGCAAAATCAGAACAGGTCTCTGCATCATGAGAATATTCTGTATCTAAGTAATGCAGCCAGTTATGAGATTGATGATGTATTTGAACAAACCGAATTGGAATATCAGCTTTATAAGGCTATTAGTGAGCTTCCTGAACAATGTCAACGCATATTTAGAATGAATCGTATTGAAGGATTAGATAATCAAGAGATTGCAGATTATTTACAGATTTCGAAACGAACTGTGGAGACACAAATCTCGAAAGCACTAAAAAGCCTGAGATTAAAATTGAGTCCCACTCTCCTTCACCTTATGATTTTATGGCTGATTTATAATACTAACTGA
- the pflA gene encoding pyruvate formate-lyase-activating protein, which produces MLNVHSFESLGTYDGPGIRLVVFLQGCAFKCLYCANPDTITFKGGTPTPNAEIMRKARNQRPFFGKTGGVTISGGEPLWQAKDLSVLFQELKDDGFNTCIDTNGNVFNDDVKNLLKNTDLVLLDIKHINPDWHKTITGKTNETTLKFAKYLKETNTSVWLRYVLVPGYSDQEDYLHEMGKYFKEYSNIKKLEIQPYHKLGVHKYEHLGMEYKLDGVPENTSEQLTRAEEILSLYFKEVIIN; this is translated from the coding sequence ATGCTAAACGTTCATTCATTCGAATCGCTTGGAACCTATGACGGACCAGGTATTCGACTCGTCGTTTTTTTGCAGGGCTGTGCATTTAAATGTTTATACTGTGCGAACCCCGATACCATAACTTTCAAAGGAGGAACTCCAACCCCCAATGCTGAAATTATGCGAAAGGCTCGCAATCAAAGACCTTTTTTCGGTAAAACAGGAGGGGTTACAATTTCAGGAGGAGAACCTTTGTGGCAAGCAAAAGATCTTTCTGTCCTTTTTCAGGAGTTAAAAGATGATGGTTTCAATACCTGCATCGATACCAATGGGAATGTATTTAATGATGATGTGAAAAATCTGTTGAAGAATACAGATCTGGTCTTATTGGATATCAAACATATAAACCCGGATTGGCACAAAACCATCACGGGTAAAACCAATGAAACAACTTTAAAATTTGCAAAGTACTTAAAGGAGACCAATACATCAGTATGGCTTCGTTATGTTTTAGTACCGGGTTATTCCGATCAGGAAGACTATTTACATGAAATGGGAAAATATTTTAAAGAATATTCGAATATTAAAAAATTAGAGATTCAGCCTTACCATAAACTTGGTGTTCATAAATATGAGCATTTAGGTATGGAATACAAACTTGATGGGGTGCCGGAGAATACATCTGAGCAATTAACCCGAGCTGAAGAGATTTTGAGTTTGTATTTTAAGGAGGTTATTATTAATTAA
- a CDS encoding FecR family protein has translation MKNINIDEDLLRVNLQDRANEKEKAALVFWMSESSENKELFVRMTELWSSASNTEVFEQIDLELDWKRIQMKRKKKTPIMKYGLQYAAVVLICFGLSFLYLYNTTPGFGKLSKVQTAESKDKVELADGSQIQLNVNSKLIYPNHFGDNKRLVKLKGEAFFNIKRDTSKPFIIESGKTLIKVLGTSFNIRNITGNQTLVSVNTGVVSFKVKNNGQEIILKKGQVGLFKDNQLTLLNKPNRNCDSWRTGSLSFKNTPFIQVLEDIERLYKVKFKNENKKLENLKLTIDFNNYDLDKVLKQLELLIQANIEKKEQVIIIK, from the coding sequence ATGAAAAATATTAATATAGATGAAGATTTGTTACGTGTAAATCTTCAAGATCGTGCTAATGAGAAAGAAAAGGCTGCGTTGGTGTTCTGGATGTCTGAATCTTCTGAGAACAAAGAACTGTTTGTAAGAATGACAGAGCTTTGGTCTTCAGCTTCAAATACAGAAGTGTTTGAGCAGATTGATTTGGAACTCGATTGGAAGAGAATTCAAATGAAGCGGAAAAAGAAGACTCCTATAATGAAATATGGATTGCAATATGCTGCAGTTGTTTTAATCTGTTTTGGCCTTAGTTTTCTTTATTTATACAACACCACACCCGGATTTGGTAAATTATCGAAAGTTCAAACCGCAGAATCTAAGGATAAAGTTGAATTAGCTGATGGAAGTCAGATTCAGTTGAATGTGAATAGTAAATTGATATATCCCAACCATTTTGGAGACAATAAACGCCTGGTTAAACTAAAGGGTGAAGCATTTTTCAATATAAAACGGGATACTTCGAAGCCATTTATAATTGAATCAGGTAAAACTCTGATTAAGGTTTTGGGAACCAGTTTTAATATTAGGAACATAACTGGTAATCAAACTCTTGTGAGTGTTAATACAGGCGTGGTTAGTTTTAAAGTTAAGAATAATGGTCAAGAAATAATCTTGAAAAAAGGGCAAGTCGGCTTATTTAAGGACAATCAACTTACCTTACTGAATAAACCGAATAGAAACTGTGATTCCTGGCGCACGGGTTCTTTGAGTTTTAAGAACACCCCTTTTATTCAGGTGCTTGAAGATATTGAGAGACTGTATAAAGTTAAATTTAAGAACGAAAACAAAAAGCTTGAAAACTTGAAGCTTACTATCGATTTTAATAATTACGACTTAGATAAAGTTTTAAAACAGTTAGAACTTTTAATACAGGCTAATATTGAGAAAAAAGAACAAGTCATTATAATAAAATAA
- a CDS encoding tetratricopeptide repeat protein, which translates to MKKLSFIMVLLLCVSMVNAQKSKVTGASNYLTSGKLDKAKEAIDAGIGHEKCVAWPKAYLIKGKVYQAIFESPLPAYKKLSDAPLQVAYDAYMKCMELDVKNKYAKAVKAQMTNLIPDYTNKAVEYYNGEDYSGALGAFEKVLEIENMDLFKADKLAVDTAVIFNAGLAAQKANNLEAAAKYYKQTISYNYGGAKAYAYLSKVLADSDKAEESLKYLHKGFELFPNDSYMLVELINHYLLGGEPSEAAEYLDKAIALDPENGSYYRAKANLYEKTNEIEKAKEMYNIALAKDPKDYISYYNLGILHLNVCEEARKAANDIMDQKKYDAAVKNLFKLYEEALPYFTKVLEIKPDEQNSITYLKEIYFKLRNEKPEYMKKYEEYKAKAESL; encoded by the coding sequence ATGAAAAAATTATCATTCATTATGGTTCTTCTTTTGTGTGTTTCAATGGTAAACGCTCAGAAGAGTAAAGTAACAGGAGCTAGTAACTACCTAACTTCTGGGAAACTGGACAAGGCAAAAGAAGCTATTGATGCAGGTATTGGTCACGAAAAATGTGTTGCATGGCCAAAAGCATACCTGATAAAAGGTAAAGTATATCAAGCTATCTTTGAGAGCCCACTTCCAGCTTATAAAAAATTATCTGATGCGCCATTACAGGTAGCTTATGATGCTTACATGAAATGCATGGAGCTGGATGTTAAGAATAAATATGCTAAGGCTGTTAAAGCTCAGATGACTAACTTGATTCCAGATTATACGAATAAAGCTGTTGAATATTATAACGGTGAAGATTATAGTGGAGCTTTAGGCGCATTTGAGAAAGTTTTAGAGATTGAAAACATGGACTTGTTTAAAGCAGACAAGTTAGCTGTTGATACTGCTGTAATCTTTAATGCGGGTCTTGCTGCACAAAAAGCAAATAATCTTGAAGCTGCTGCTAAATACTACAAGCAAACTATAAGCTATAATTATGGTGGCGCAAAAGCTTATGCTTATTTGTCTAAAGTATTGGCCGATAGTGATAAAGCTGAGGAGTCATTAAAATACCTTCATAAAGGTTTTGAGTTATTTCCAAACGATTCATACATGCTTGTTGAGTTGATCAACCATTATCTACTTGGAGGGGAGCCTAGCGAAGCTGCTGAATATCTTGATAAAGCAATTGCTTTAGATCCTGAGAATGGTTCGTACTACAGAGCAAAAGCAAATTTGTATGAAAAGACAAACGAAATTGAGAAAGCTAAAGAAATGTATAATATTGCTTTAGCTAAAGATCCTAAGGATTATATTTCTTATTATAACCTTGGTATTCTTCATCTAAACGTTTGTGAGGAAGCACGTAAGGCTGCTAATGACATTATGGATCAGAAAAAATATGATGCTGCTGTCAAGAACTTATTCAAATTATACGAAGAAGCACTTCCGTATTTTACTAAGGTGCTTGAAATCAAGCCAGATGAGCAGAATTCAATCACATATCTTAAGGAGATTTATTTCAAACTTAGAAATGAAAAGCCTGAGTACATGAAGAAATATGAAGAGTACAAAGCAAAAGCAGAAAGCTTGTAA